Proteins encoded in a region of the Vibrio ponticus genome:
- a CDS encoding FimV/HubP family polar landmark protein, producing MRRFLQRLLMPIALVAVTQTTIVSAESIRLTGPNGEIQSSPQFSEQITRRASSASEPSRFYGPTSGQETLWSVASQLRPSNQVSVQQTLLAIYQLNPQAFENQNIHTLIPGSTLRIPSLAQARSVSTDEAVRIMNLHQARLDGNAPAPASALPAKPQPVATPAPTVVEKPQLPNRTPAITKPAVEPKPVAPTGKPKEVVNLEQQLQSSESELAALEEKNHRLRLMLADVQTEVDGLKQELGDENRIRSEVEKLLEAERQRLAEESRNAPSTMDNILSNGWLVGAMAVIPALLIGLVVMTLLGRKKDESEQANSDELQSSPNAPIAPVVPDTLDQDVEDELDLDDDLFGESSDDDLLFSAELDGEPSKDDDLDVFADLDDNDLDFNLENDDEDPFAAINEDGVLDESIASPGISSNGISVDAEEKALGLEEMERALDDVIIEDDLSDDEFDLSDSPVGQDDIDDLFNSAQKDVELDDALDQTMLDELLSGDVEIEDDGSELDFDNLLAEASDEIEAEKDPAESDAFNVTSDDEIDALFAQVESQATEPDQDAIRQLEQESTALFDELLASDEDAQQPLAQSGELDDLLDSGKDEFDLSSDDDDVALLDEWLDDSDDDSLETIDADSTAMLDELLDGDDEQAEQDEFDLESTALLDELLDDDTSDDASPEIDKPQSDFASELNSLTAESDSSEAEDDAFDIDSIDLLDEMLDDDDESATQSPYDQDSTDLLDELFKDDDSEDDLSIGDDGTELFEELLEIEKGEPQAETNSAFDIDQLLDDVQSELPQSDSEDLLATEEQNTPSVEPSREFSSEDFVDDMLDVAPEEDPLLGEFSFDQLGDDAQQPELDQHNSAVEQSLPEPEPEPEPEPEPEPEPEPEQPKAALEAVENEFGMPSDDDWLVDDDQETANALAELRGEEPVTNAEISEDDEYQPVSDADWAEVAEWDKEWDKQQAAQQTSPVEPQLSEQPELTTHQSIDDELSEREETPIELDELDLPEYGEEQALADFANEPSFDAKSVENVDAPTAENAVAESQVESEAAPAETLDSDEIEFDFDELDLPEYGEEQALADFANEPSFDAQSAERVDAPTAENAVAEPQVESEAAPAPAETLDSNEIEFDFDELDLPEFGEEQALADFANESTAENAVAEPQVESEAAPASAEMLDSDEIEFDFDELDLPEYGEEQALADFANEPSFDAQSAERVDAPTAENAVAEPQVESEAAPVPAETLDSDDVAFDFDERDLPEYGEEQALADFANEPSFDATSLESVDAPMAENSVAEPQIESEAAPTPAPVEKLDSDEIEFDFDELDLPSAESAASGEPDETIQDHFLDRTLDEGDVLAGLFGGEDFVTGSSQAAAPSVQPSDYDDERTLSELLDEEGEEFQPITKPVDREVSDSAGMDIDAMLEFGGEDWNGFSLSPEQQASISDDIPEDEQQIWSNDNQPAQAKVHNEDWESQEDLADFNPRDHQYRTIDELMAEVEQQEAGFDPDTEELKLDVGLADFPDVIGEMSDIDVDSNSEAAGKLDLAKIYIEMNDASGAVRLLEEAIVDGSDEIRREAKRLIDSINSRA from the coding sequence ATGCGTCGATTTCTTCAACGTCTATTAATGCCGATTGCATTGGTAGCCGTGACTCAGACAACCATTGTAAGTGCAGAGAGTATTCGCCTTACGGGACCGAATGGTGAGATTCAATCATCACCACAATTTTCTGAACAAATTACGCGCCGAGCTTCTTCTGCTAGCGAACCATCTCGTTTTTATGGTCCGACTAGTGGACAAGAGACACTATGGTCAGTGGCGTCACAACTTCGCCCATCTAATCAAGTGTCAGTCCAACAAACCCTGTTGGCGATTTATCAGCTCAACCCACAAGCGTTTGAAAATCAAAATATCCATACACTGATCCCGGGCAGTACTCTTCGTATCCCTTCTCTTGCTCAGGCTCGCAGTGTTTCGACCGATGAAGCTGTTCGTATTATGAACCTTCACCAAGCTCGCTTGGACGGTAACGCGCCAGCGCCAGCAAGTGCGTTGCCAGCTAAGCCTCAACCTGTGGCGACTCCAGCCCCGACAGTGGTTGAAAAACCGCAGTTGCCAAACCGCACACCAGCTATTACCAAGCCAGCGGTGGAGCCTAAGCCAGTTGCACCAACGGGTAAGCCAAAAGAAGTGGTTAATCTTGAGCAGCAACTGCAATCGTCAGAGTCGGAACTCGCTGCGCTTGAAGAGAAGAACCACAGACTGCGTTTGATGTTAGCAGACGTGCAGACTGAAGTTGATGGTCTGAAACAAGAGCTAGGTGATGAAAACCGTATTCGCTCAGAAGTCGAGAAATTATTAGAAGCAGAGCGTCAGCGATTAGCGGAAGAGAGCCGCAATGCGCCAAGCACGATGGATAACATTTTGTCCAATGGTTGGCTAGTAGGTGCGATGGCAGTGATCCCGGCGTTGTTGATTGGTCTGGTTGTGATGACCCTATTGGGTCGCAAGAAGGATGAATCTGAACAAGCTAACTCTGATGAACTCCAGTCTTCACCTAATGCACCGATTGCGCCTGTGGTTCCTGATACCTTAGATCAGGACGTTGAAGATGAGCTTGATCTTGATGACGATCTATTTGGCGAATCCAGTGATGATGATTTGTTATTCTCAGCAGAACTGGATGGTGAGCCGAGTAAAGATGATGACTTAGACGTCTTTGCTGACCTTGATGATAATGATCTTGACTTCAATTTAGAGAATGATGACGAAGATCCATTTGCCGCAATCAATGAAGATGGGGTATTGGATGAGTCTATTGCATCACCAGGTATTAGCAGTAACGGTATCAGCGTTGATGCAGAAGAGAAAGCGCTAGGTCTTGAAGAAATGGAGCGCGCGTTGGATGACGTCATCATTGAAGATGACCTGTCTGACGATGAGTTCGACCTGTCTGATTCACCAGTGGGTCAAGATGATATCGATGATCTATTTAATTCAGCGCAGAAGGACGTTGAGTTAGATGATGCGCTCGACCAAACCATGCTAGATGAGCTCTTAAGTGGTGATGTTGAAATCGAAGATGATGGTTCTGAATTAGATTTCGACAATCTGTTGGCAGAAGCGAGCGATGAAATTGAGGCGGAAAAAGATCCGGCTGAATCCGATGCGTTCAATGTCACGTCGGATGATGAAATTGACGCTTTGTTTGCCCAAGTTGAATCGCAAGCAACTGAACCGGACCAAGACGCTATACGCCAGTTAGAACAAGAGTCAACCGCGCTATTTGATGAGTTGCTAGCTAGCGACGAAGACGCACAACAGCCACTTGCTCAGTCAGGTGAGTTGGATGATCTACTCGACAGTGGCAAAGATGAGTTTGATTTGAGCTCAGATGATGACGATGTGGCATTGTTGGATGAGTGGCTAGATGACAGTGATGATGACTCGTTAGAGACGATTGATGCTGATTCAACGGCAATGCTCGATGAATTACTCGATGGTGATGACGAGCAAGCAGAGCAAGATGAGTTTGATCTAGAGTCGACCGCACTCCTCGATGAGCTACTTGATGATGACACATCTGATGATGCGTCGCCTGAGATTGACAAGCCGCAAAGTGATTTTGCGAGCGAGCTAAACAGCTTAACGGCTGAGAGCGACTCATCAGAAGCTGAGGATGATGCGTTTGATATCGATTCAATCGATTTGCTCGATGAGATGCTTGATGATGACGATGAATCGGCAACTCAATCGCCATATGACCAAGACAGTACCGACTTATTAGATGAACTTTTTAAAGATGATGACAGCGAAGATGATTTATCAATAGGTGACGATGGTACGGAGTTGTTCGAAGAACTGCTCGAGATTGAAAAGGGCGAGCCTCAAGCTGAAACGAATTCAGCATTTGATATTGACCAATTACTTGACGACGTTCAGTCAGAGCTGCCGCAAAGCGATAGTGAAGATCTGCTGGCGACCGAAGAGCAGAATACACCGTCGGTAGAACCATCACGTGAATTTTCAAGTGAAGATTTTGTTGATGACATGCTTGACGTGGCGCCAGAAGAAGATCCTCTGTTAGGTGAGTTCAGTTTTGACCAGCTTGGTGATGATGCTCAGCAACCAGAGCTTGACCAGCACAACAGTGCGGTAGAACAATCGTTGCCAGAGCCAGAGCCAGAGCCAGAGCCAGAGCCAGAGCCAGAGCCAGAGCCAGAGCCAGAGCAGCCTAAAGCAGCACTAGAGGCTGTTGAAAATGAATTTGGTATGCCAAGTGATGATGACTGGCTGGTGGATGATGATCAGGAAACCGCGAACGCATTAGCTGAGTTGCGCGGTGAGGAACCTGTAACGAACGCTGAGATTTCAGAGGATGATGAGTATCAACCGGTTTCTGATGCTGATTGGGCTGAGGTGGCTGAATGGGATAAAGAGTGGGACAAACAGCAAGCAGCGCAACAAACGTCGCCTGTTGAGCCGCAGTTATCAGAACAACCAGAATTAACCACTCATCAATCGATTGATGACGAGTTGAGCGAGCGTGAAGAGACTCCAATTGAGCTTGATGAGTTAGATTTACCTGAATACGGTGAAGAGCAAGCACTGGCTGATTTTGCTAATGAGCCAAGCTTTGATGCAAAAAGCGTCGAGAATGTTGATGCGCCAACGGCTGAAAACGCTGTCGCTGAATCTCAAGTTGAAAGTGAAGCGGCGCCAGCAGAAACGCTCGATAGCGATGAAATTGAATTCGACTTCGATGAGCTGGATTTGCCTGAATACGGTGAAGAGCAAGCGCTGGCTGATTTTGCTAATGAGCCAAGCTTTGATGCACAAAGTGCAGAGCGTGTTGATGCGCCAACGGCTGAAAACGCAGTTGCTGAACCTCAAGTTGAAAGTGAAGCGGCGCCAGCGCCAGCAGAAACGCTTGATAGCAATGAAATTGAATTCGACTTCGATGAGTTGGATTTGCCTGAATTCGGTGAAGAGCAAGCATTGGCAGATTTTGCTAATGAGTCAACGGCTGAAAACGCTGTCGCTGAACCTCAAGTTGAAAGTGAAGCGGCTCCAGCGTCTGCAGAAATGCTCGATAGCGACGAAATTGAATTCGACTTCGATGAGCTGGATTTACCAGAATACGGTGAAGAGCAAGCACTGGCAGATTTTGCTAATGAGCCAAGCTTTGATGCACAAAGTGCAGAGCGTGTTGATGCGCCAACGGCTGAAAACGCTGTTGCTGAACCACAAGTTGAAAGTGAAGCGGCACCAGTGCCAGCAGAAACGCTCGACAGCGATGACGTTGCATTTGATTTCGATGAGCGGGATTTACCAGAATATGGTGAAGAGCAAGCACTGGCGGACTTTGCAAATGAGCCAAGCTTTGATGCAACAAGCCTAGAAAGTGTTGATGCGCCAATGGCTGAAAACAGTGTTGCTGAACCTCAAATTGAAAGTGAAGCGGCGCCAACGCCAGCACCAGTAGAAAAGCTCGACAGCGATGAAATTGAATTTGACTTCGATGAGTTGGATTTGCCAAGCGCAGAATCTGCCGCTTCCGGCGAGCCAGATGAAACGATTCAAGATCACTTCTTAGATCGTACCTTAGATGAAGGCGATGTATTAGCTGGATTATTTGGCGGAGAGGATTTTGTTACCGGTTCATCGCAAGCGGCAGCACCGAGTGTTCAGCCGAGCGATTACGATGATGAGCGCACTTTGAGTGAACTTCTCGATGAAGAAGGCGAAGAGTTTCAGCCAATCACTAAACCGGTAGATCGCGAAGTGAGCGATTCAGCAGGTATGGATATCGATGCCATGCTTGAATTCGGCGGTGAAGATTGGAATGGCTTTAGTTTATCTCCGGAGCAGCAAGCGAGTATCTCAGATGATATTCCTGAAGATGAGCAGCAAATTTGGTCTAACGATAACCAACCCGCTCAAGCGAAGGTTCATAACGAAGATTGGGAAAGCCAAGAGGATCTCGCTGACTTTAACCCTCGCGATCATCAATATCGCACCATCGACGAATTGATGGCTGAAGTTGAGCAGCAAGAGGCTGGTTTCGACCCTGATACAGAAGAGCTCAAGCTAGATGTGGGGTTAGCGGATTTCCCTGATGTTATCGGCGAAATGAGCGACATCGATGTCGATTCGAACTCTGAAGCGGCAGGTAAACTGGATTTAGCTAAGATTTATATCGAGATGAATGATGCTTCTGGCGCGGTCAGACTACTAGAAGAAGCGATTGTCGATGGCAGTGATGAGATCCGTCGTGAAGCGAAAAGGCTGATCGATAGCATCAATAGTCGCGCCTAA
- a CDS encoding NADPH-dependent FMN reductase — MLIVAFGASTSSTSINRTLANYAAHLLPDSQVKLLDLNDYSVPIFSEDMEKQIGQAEGAKAFLADIAQADALVISFAEHNGAYTAAYKNLFDWASRIEREVFQNKPAVYFATSPGPGGAGNVLAAASGSAGYFGAQLKASLSIPSFYDNFDMVSGQFTAVEIAASVQRAMNSLLD, encoded by the coding sequence ATGCTTATCGTCGCTTTTGGCGCTTCTACCAGTTCCACCTCGATTAATCGCACTCTCGCCAATTATGCTGCGCATCTACTGCCAGACTCTCAAGTAAAACTGCTCGATCTTAATGACTATTCTGTGCCTATTTTCAGCGAAGATATGGAAAAACAGATCGGTCAGGCGGAGGGGGCAAAAGCGTTTCTTGCGGATATCGCGCAGGCAGATGCTTTGGTTATCTCGTTTGCTGAGCACAATGGCGCTTATACTGCCGCATACAAAAACTTATTTGATTGGGCATCACGAATTGAGCGTGAAGTGTTTCAAAATAAGCCTGCTGTCTATTTTGCTACCTCACCAGGTCCTGGTGGGGCGGGGAATGTATTGGCTGCCGCAAGCGGATCAGCGGGTTATTTTGGCGCGCAACTGAAAGCCTCGCTCTCTATCCCGAGTTTCTATGACAACTTTGATATGGTTAGTGGACAGTTTACCGCAGTCGAAATCGCGGCAAGTGTGCAGCGAGCAATGAATAGTTTGCTGGATTAA
- a CDS encoding 4-phosphoerythronate dehydrogenase, producing MKILIDENMPYAQELFEQLGEVILKPGRTLTADDLVDVDALMIRSVTKVNAELIAKANKLKFVGTATAGMDHVDQELLRERGIFFTAAPGCNKVGVAEYVFSVMMVLAQQQGFSVFEKTVGIVGAGQVGSYLQHCLEGIGIKVLINDPIKQAEGDAREFTPLETLLAQADIISLHTPITRQGDYPTHHMIDEQVLNSLRGDQILINAARGPVVDNQALKARLQKQDGFAAALDVFEFEPEVDMELLPLLAFATPHVAGYGLEGKARGTTMIFNSYCEFLGEAKTAAAADLLPIAPVPTATLQYAWDEATLHNLTQIIYDVRKDDALFRREIAKPGSFDKMRKDYWDRREYGAVTLVGSQACNLAPLAKLGFQIEVSE from the coding sequence ATGAAAATTCTAATTGATGAAAACATGCCTTACGCTCAAGAATTATTTGAGCAGCTTGGCGAAGTGATTTTAAAGCCTGGTCGTACTTTAACTGCTGATGATTTAGTGGATGTGGATGCATTAATGATCCGCTCGGTGACCAAAGTAAATGCAGAGCTTATTGCTAAAGCGAATAAACTCAAATTTGTCGGTACTGCAACGGCGGGTATGGACCACGTCGATCAAGAGTTGTTGCGTGAACGTGGTATCTTTTTTACCGCTGCGCCGGGTTGTAACAAAGTTGGTGTTGCCGAATATGTATTCAGCGTAATGATGGTACTGGCACAACAGCAAGGCTTCTCAGTGTTTGAAAAAACAGTCGGTATTGTGGGCGCAGGTCAGGTGGGTAGCTACCTACAACACTGCCTTGAAGGCATTGGCATTAAGGTGCTGATTAATGACCCAATTAAGCAAGCCGAAGGTGATGCGCGCGAATTTACTCCGCTGGAAACGCTACTTGCACAAGCTGACATCATTTCGTTGCATACACCAATCACCCGCCAAGGTGATTACCCAACTCACCATATGATTGATGAGCAAGTGTTGAACTCATTACGTGGTGACCAAATTCTTATCAACGCGGCACGCGGTCCAGTGGTTGATAACCAAGCACTTAAAGCGCGCTTACAAAAGCAAGATGGTTTCGCAGCCGCGTTAGACGTGTTTGAGTTTGAACCAGAAGTTGATATGGAGCTTCTACCTCTGTTAGCATTCGCGACCCCGCATGTTGCAGGTTACGGTCTTGAGGGTAAAGCGCGCGGAACCACGATGATTTTCAACAGTTACTGTGAGTTCCTTGGTGAAGCAAAAACCGCCGCGGCTGCCGATCTACTGCCGATTGCGCCAGTACCAACCGCGACATTGCAATATGCTTGGGATGAAGCGACGCTGCACAATCTGACTCAGATCATCTATGATGTGCGTAAAGATGATGCGTTGTTCCGCCGTGAGATCGCAAAACCAGGTTCATTTGATAAAATGCGCAAGGATTATTGGGATCGCCGCGAATATGGCGCGGTAACGTTAGTGGGTAGCCAAGCGTGTAATTTGGCACCATTAGCGAAATTAGGTTTTCAAATTGAGGTAAGTGAATGA
- a CDS encoding aspartate-semialdehyde dehydrogenase, giving the protein MSQQYNVAVLGATGAVGETILEVLQERKFPVGELFLLASERSEGKTYRFNGKTIRVQNVDEFDWSQAHIALFSAGGELSAKWAPVAAEEGVIVIDNTSQFRYDYDIPLVVPEVNPEAIAEFRNRNIIANPNCSTIQMLVALKPIHDAVGIERINVSTYQSVSGAGKGGIDELAGQTAKLLNGIPAEAEQFPQQIAFNCIPQIDQMMENCYTKEEMKMVWETQKIFNDSSITVNPTCVRVPVFYGHAEAVHVETRAPIDAQEVIQLLENTEGVEVFHGEDFPTQVRDAGGKDHVMVGRIRNDISHHSGINLWVVADNVRKGAATNAVQIAEVLIRDYY; this is encoded by the coding sequence ATGAGCCAACAATACAATGTGGCCGTACTAGGTGCGACGGGCGCTGTCGGTGAAACGATTCTTGAAGTGTTGCAAGAGCGCAAGTTCCCAGTAGGCGAATTGTTCCTACTAGCAAGTGAACGTAGCGAAGGTAAAACTTACCGCTTTAATGGCAAAACAATTCGCGTACAAAACGTCGATGAGTTTGACTGGTCTCAGGCGCATATTGCTCTGTTTTCAGCGGGTGGCGAACTGTCAGCAAAATGGGCACCAGTTGCAGCTGAGGAAGGTGTGATCGTAATCGATAACACATCACAATTCCGTTACGACTACGATATTCCACTGGTGGTTCCTGAAGTGAACCCAGAAGCAATTGCTGAGTTCCGTAACCGCAACATTATTGCTAACCCAAACTGCTCAACGATCCAAATGTTGGTTGCTCTAAAACCAATTCATGATGCAGTCGGTATTGAGCGTATCAACGTATCGACTTACCAGTCAGTATCTGGCGCAGGTAAAGGTGGTATCGATGAACTTGCTGGTCAAACGGCAAAACTGCTGAACGGTATTCCTGCGGAAGCGGAGCAATTCCCACAACAGATCGCGTTTAACTGTATTCCGCAAATCGATCAAATGATGGAAAACTGTTACACCAAAGAAGAGATGAAGATGGTGTGGGAAACACAAAAAATCTTTAATGATTCTTCAATTACGGTTAACCCGACCTGTGTGCGCGTACCTGTTTTCTACGGTCACGCTGAAGCAGTGCACGTTGAAACTCGCGCGCCAATCGATGCGCAAGAAGTAATTCAACTACTTGAGAACACCGAAGGTGTTGAAGTGTTCCATGGTGAAGATTTCCCAACTCAAGTACGTGATGCCGGTGGTAAAGACCACGTAATGGTGGGTCGTATTCGTAACGATATTAGCCACCATAGCGGTATCAACCTATGGGTAGTTGCGGACAACGTGCGTAAAGGTGCGGCAACGAACGCCGTGCAAATCGCTGAAGTGTTAATCCGCGATTACTACTAA
- the fabB gene encoding beta-ketoacyl-ACP synthase I, protein MKRVVITGMGIVSSIGNNVEEVLASLKAGKSGITASEQFKEHGLRSQVWGDLKINPAEFIDRKQMRFMGDAAAYAYLSMQQAIEDAGLTEEQVSNDRTGIVAGSGGASALNQTVATDTMREKGVKRVGPYMVPRTMSSTVSACLATPFKIRGVNYSMSSACATSAHCIGHAMELIQLGKQDIVFAGGGEELDWSQTMMFDAMGALSTKYNETPEKASRTYDAARDGFVISGGGGMLVVEELEHALARGAKIYGEIVGYGATSDGYDMVAPSGEGAVRCMKMAMQAVESVDYVNTHGTSTPVGDVKELGAIQELFGDNSPAISATKAMTGHALGAAGVHEAIYSTLMLDNNFIAPSINVETLDEAAHGLDIVTEMREAELTTVMSNSFGFGGTNATLVIKKYQG, encoded by the coding sequence ATGAAACGAGTCGTAATCACCGGTATGGGTATTGTTTCAAGTATCGGTAACAACGTCGAAGAAGTGTTAGCGTCTCTTAAAGCGGGTAAATCTGGTATCACTGCTTCTGAGCAGTTCAAAGAACACGGTCTGCGCTCACAAGTTTGGGGTGATCTAAAAATCAACCCAGCGGAGTTCATCGACCGTAAGCAGATGCGCTTTATGGGTGATGCGGCTGCGTACGCATACCTATCAATGCAACAAGCGATTGAAGATGCCGGCTTAACTGAAGAGCAGGTATCTAATGACCGTACTGGTATCGTAGCAGGTTCTGGTGGTGCTTCAGCACTAAACCAAACTGTTGCGACTGATACAATGCGTGAGAAAGGCGTTAAGCGTGTTGGTCCTTACATGGTGCCACGTACTATGTCATCAACAGTGTCTGCGTGTCTGGCAACACCATTTAAAATCCGTGGCGTAAACTACTCAATGAGTTCAGCTTGTGCAACATCTGCACACTGTATTGGTCACGCAATGGAGCTTATCCAACTTGGTAAACAAGACATCGTATTTGCGGGTGGTGGTGAAGAGCTAGATTGGTCGCAAACTATGATGTTTGATGCAATGGGCGCACTATCAACGAAATACAACGAAACGCCAGAAAAAGCTTCTCGTACATACGATGCAGCGCGTGACGGTTTTGTTATCTCTGGCGGCGGCGGCATGCTAGTGGTTGAAGAACTAGAGCATGCACTTGCCCGTGGCGCGAAAATCTACGGTGAAATCGTAGGCTACGGCGCGACTTCTGACGGTTACGACATGGTAGCGCCATCAGGTGAAGGTGCGGTGCGTTGTATGAAGATGGCAATGCAGGCAGTTGAAAGCGTGGATTACGTGAATACTCACGGCACATCAACGCCAGTTGGTGACGTTAAAGAGCTTGGTGCTATCCAAGAGCTATTTGGTGACAACAGCCCTGCAATTTCTGCAACTAAAGCAATGACTGGCCATGCGCTAGGTGCAGCTGGTGTTCACGAAGCAATTTACTCAACGCTAATGCTAGACAATAACTTTATTGCACCAAGCATCAACGTTGAAACGCTAGATGAAGCTGCGCACGGTTTAGATATCGTTACTGAAATGCGTGAAGCAGAACTCACCACTGTTATGTCTAACAGCTTTGGTTTTGGCGGCACTAACGCCACGCTAGTGATTAAAAAGTATCAAGGTTAA
- the mnmC gene encoding bifunctional tRNA (5-methylaminomethyl-2-thiouridine)(34)-methyltransferase MnmD/FAD-dependent 5-carboxymethylaminomethyl-2-thiouridine(34) oxidoreductase MnmC, which translates to MTTITNAQLGWNEAGTPVSDQFDDVYFSNVNGLEETRYVFLSQNHLPQRWQEYDHRRFVIAETGFGTGLNFLAVWQWFEAFRQQNPDTTLKELHFISFEKYPLSQQDLIKAHQAWPELAQYAEQLQHHYPIAVPECHRIVLADGAITLDLWFGDIKDCMPLVPVPEQGLVDAWFLDGFAPSKNPEMWNQTLFDGMAKLAKQDCSCATFTAAGFVRRGLIEAGFDMKKVKGFGTKREMIAGRLLERQTETNIKPWFHRSPSTAHQNIAIIGGGIASATLANTLVRRGQHVTLYCQDQQPAMRASGNRQGAVYPLLNGEHQGVSRVFAPAFLFARQFVEQAAEQFSFDHDWCGVTQLKWDDKSASKLDKMLEGKFDPQLIHGLDETQTSEVVGLPVDMASVHYPLGGWLCPAELTQGLIAQLEKNECFNAKFAHKVESFKQTDNGWSLQINGQEIQHDCVIIANGNEFASFAQSAFVPLGQVKGQVSHIPTTESLTQLKSVLCYDGYMTPVNPNNQHHCIGASYDRSQLNYEFDPVAQQDNGDKLRHCLPNQAWPNDVDTSSNQSRQGIRCVSRDHLPFVGNLGDFEQIKAVYADLADNQQAAPTTPHHDNLFCLLGLGSRGLSSAPLMAEVLASQICGDPLPLPVDLLEQIDPSRMWIRKLRKGKAITEL; encoded by the coding sequence ATGACTACGATAACCAATGCCCAACTTGGCTGGAACGAAGCGGGAACGCCTGTTTCAGACCAATTCGATGACGTCTACTTTTCCAATGTAAATGGATTAGAAGAGACGCGTTACGTCTTCTTGAGTCAAAATCATCTGCCACAAAGATGGCAAGAATATGATCACCGTCGCTTTGTGATTGCCGAAACTGGTTTTGGCACTGGACTCAATTTCCTTGCTGTCTGGCAATGGTTTGAAGCATTTCGCCAGCAAAATCCGGACACCACGCTAAAAGAGCTGCATTTCATTAGCTTTGAAAAGTACCCTTTAAGCCAGCAAGACTTAATTAAAGCCCACCAAGCATGGCCTGAGTTAGCACAATACGCAGAACAACTGCAACACCACTACCCAATCGCCGTACCTGAATGCCATCGCATTGTTTTAGCCGATGGAGCGATTACTTTAGACCTTTGGTTTGGTGATATCAAAGATTGTATGCCTCTAGTGCCTGTACCTGAACAAGGTTTAGTCGATGCTTGGTTCCTTGATGGCTTTGCGCCCAGCAAAAACCCTGAAATGTGGAACCAAACCCTATTTGATGGCATGGCAAAGCTTGCCAAGCAAGATTGTAGCTGTGCAACCTTTACCGCAGCAGGTTTTGTGCGTCGTGGTTTAATTGAAGCCGGCTTTGATATGAAAAAAGTCAAAGGCTTTGGTACCAAACGCGAAATGATCGCTGGACGTCTATTAGAGCGTCAGACTGAAACCAACATCAAGCCTTGGTTTCACCGCTCACCAAGTACGGCGCATCAAAATATCGCTATCATCGGCGGTGGCATTGCCAGCGCCACACTAGCCAACACCCTGGTTCGTCGCGGTCAGCATGTCACTTTATATTGCCAAGACCAACAACCAGCGATGCGCGCTTCAGGGAATCGCCAGGGAGCGGTTTACCCACTACTAAACGGTGAACACCAAGGTGTCTCACGCGTATTTGCACCGGCATTTTTGTTTGCTCGCCAGTTTGTTGAGCAAGCGGCTGAACAGTTTAGTTTTGACCATGATTGGTGCGGTGTCACCCAACTCAAATGGGATGACAAGTCTGCAAGTAAGCTCGATAAAATGCTAGAAGGCAAGTTTGACCCACAATTGATTCATGGTTTAGATGAGACTCAAACCAGTGAAGTGGTGGGTTTACCTGTCGATATGGCAAGCGTTCACTATCCTCTTGGTGGTTGGCTGTGTCCAGCAGAGCTGACCCAAGGATTGATTGCGCAGCTTGAAAAAAATGAATGCTTTAATGCCAAATTTGCTCACAAGGTAGAATCGTTTAAGCAAACAGACAATGGCTGGTCACTACAGATTAATGGTCAAGAAATTCAACACGACTGCGTGATTATCGCAAACGGTAATGAGTTCGCCTCTTTTGCCCAAAGTGCGTTTGTCCCCCTTGGACAAGTAAAAGGGCAAGTCAGCCATATTCCGACCACCGAATCACTGACTCAGCTAAAGAGCGTGCTTTGTTACGATGGCTATATGACCCCTGTGAATCCAAATAACCAGCATCACTGTATCGGTGCCAGTTACGACCGCAGCCAACTCAACTATGAGTTTGATCCTGTCGCTCAGCAAGATAATGGTGACAAATTACGTCATTGTCTGCCAAACCAAGCTTGGCCAAACGATGTGGATACGTCGAGCAACCAATCACGCCAAGGTATTCGCTGCGTGAGTCGCGATCATCTACCGTTTGTCGGTAATCTGGGTGATTTTGAACAAATCAAAGCTGTGTATGCTGATCTGGCTGATAATCAGCAAGCCGCCCCAACGACACCGCATCACGACAATTTGTTCTGTTTGTTGGGTTTGGGCTCGCGTGGCTTAAGTTCAGCGCCTCTTATGGCGGAAGTATTGGCATCGCAGATCTGTGGTGACCCGCTACCGCTGCCAGTGGATTTACTCGAGCAAATCGACCCGAGTCGTATGTGGATACGTAAGCTACGCAAAGGCAAAGCGATTACTGAGCTTTAA
- a CDS encoding YfcL family protein, translating to MIIEFEEKLLELIDVRIATASDDELFAGGYLRGHISLSAASCEEEGINDVEELKQRIVASLDQARSELTPADRIIVNDLWLELVNNA from the coding sequence ATGATTATTGAATTTGAAGAAAAGCTACTTGAGCTTATTGATGTACGTATTGCGACCGCATCAGATGATGAGTTATTTGCTGGTGGTTATTTACGTGGTCACATTTCGCTATCAGCCGCGTCATGTGAAGAAGAAGGCATTAATGATGTTGAAGAACTTAAGCAACGTATTGTGGCGAGTCTCGATCAAGCGCGCTCGGAATTGACGCCAGCGGATCGCATCATTGTTAATGATTTGTGGCTTGAGTTAGTGAATAACGCTTAA